ATCGGCGCCTTGGTGATTACGGTGGTGGCCTTCGACAAGGTCGGCGGCTGGAGCGGCATGACCGCCGACCTCGACCCCTCGCGGCTCAGTCTGATCCGCCCGCTTGACGATCCTGGCGTGCCATGGCTGGGATTGATAACAGGCGTGCCGCTACTCGGATTCTACTTTTGGTGCGCCAACCAATTTATGTTACAGCGGGTCTTAAGCGCAAAAAGCGTCCATCACGGCCGCTGGGGCGTGCTACTCGCCGCAGCGCTCAAATTGCCCGTGCTCTTTATCATGGTGCTGCCTGGCACCATGGCCATCCACCTCTATCCCGACCTCGCACGTCCAGACCTGGTCTACCCCACCCTGATGTTTGATCTATTGCCGACAGGATTGCTGGGCTTAGTCATGGCTGGCTTTATTGCTGCACTGATGTCGCAGATCGATTCCACACTCAATGCAGCATCCACCCTAGTCACGATGGACTTTGTGCACAAACGCCGCCCTGAATTAAGTAGTGCCACACTCATGAAAGTGGGCCGTTGGGTCACAGGTATCTTTATGATTCTGGCCGCACTCTGGGCACCACAAATCGAAAATTTCGCCTCTCTCTTCAAATACTTGCAGATGGTGCTGTCCTACACCGTGCCGCCAATCTGCGCGATTTATTTAGTCGGCGCATTCTGGAAAGGGGCCAATGCACAAGGAGCATGGTGGGCTGTCATTTGTGGCACCGCCACAGGCGCACTACTTTTCGTGGCCAACGAGATCGTAGGCCTGACGGATCTACACTTTCTCTACGTAGGTCCGCTCTTGTTTGCCGTTTCTGTGATCACTCTCTGCCTCACCAGCCGCAAAGAACAAGCACCACGCGACGAGCAAATTGCACTCGTTTGGACGCCCGCCTTCTATCAGCAAGAGACCCTCGAGTTAAAGGAGCTCCCGATCTGGCAAAACTACCGCCTATGGTCCCTGCTCCTACTCATTGCAACCGGCGTGCTGGTCGCCTGCTTCGCCTAATCGTGGATCGGCTCAGCTTCCTTCTTTTTCGCTACGTGGAAATGGCGCAAACCAAGCCGCAAAGAAGGATGGAATCGTGGCAAACATGACGATGACGAAGAACGTCAAATAGCCGTATTTATCGGATAAATACCCACTCACCGCAATCGTGGGCCAAAGCACCAGATTCATCAACGCCGTGCAGAAAGCATAATGCGTCATGTGGTATTTCCCAGGACTGATCTGCTGCATCATGTAGAGCATATTGGCCACAAAGCCGAAGCTATAGAAAAACTTCTCAATCACCACCATCATAGTCACCGTCATCAGTGAAATCTGCACATCCGGCGAGGCCACGTAGGCCAAATACACATAGGTCAAATTGGGCACATTTAAACAGATCGCCATCGTGAAGAGCGTCTTCTTCAAGCCATAGCGAGAAATAAAGAGGCCACCCAGCAGACCACCACTCAGCGCCATGATAATACTCAAGCCCCCGTCGATAATACTCTTCTCCACCAAGGTCAGTCCGACGCCGCCCTCCGCCAGCGGCGCTTGTAGAAATAGATGTCCCACCCCCAGCAGCAAGCCCTCGCCGCTGCGAAACAAAAAGACAAAGGCCAACATCCCCCAGATCTGCGGCTTCCTAAAGAAATCAGCCCAGGCATCAAAAAATGTCGAGTAGATCTGTTTGAAATTCTCCGGCCGCTGCGCCACCTCGCCTTGCGGCAAAAAGAACATGTGATAGCCCGCCAGCGCGGCCATCACCGCCGCGGCAACCATCCACGCAATCGTCCACGAAGATGACTCCGATTGCCCGAAATAGGCAGCCACCAATAGGATCACCGTCGAAGAAAAAAAGCGCCCCACATTCCAAAACATCCCCTGAATACCGACAAACTTAGCCTGCGAACTCTTATCCAAAGTCGTGATATACGTGCCATCCATGCAGATGTCATGCGTGGCCGAGGCGAAGGCCATCAGCCACAGGATACCGATCGAAACGGTAAAGTAGCTCGGCAATTGCAGACAGAAAGCCAAGGCGGCCAACAATCCCACCATGCTGAACTCCATCACCACCACGATCCACTTTTTGGTCTTAAACATCTCCAGGAAAGCGGCCCACAGCGGCTTTAAGGACCACACCAACGTGATATTTCCCACCCACAAGGTGATGTCCGTATTATCGTGGCCGAGATATTTAAACATCGTAGCTGCCACCCAAGTAATCATTACGTAAGGCAGCCCCTCGGCAAAATATCCGGTTGGCACCCACGACCAAGGATTACGTTTGGAAGCAGTAGTTTGACTCATAGGCAATCAGTAGTAAGAAGAACACACAGCTTGATGGAGCCGCCAAGCGACGAGCAAGCATTTTAATAAAACACCTCCGCCCCTCCAACAAACAAGACGCCGCTAGCGCGACATCGCTACAACATTCATGGCCTATTGCTGATCGGCCCCGTAGCGACGCGATGCCAATCGCGTCTCCGCCCCACAAACAAGACGCCGCTCGCGCGGCATCGCTACAACATTCGTGGCCTATTGCTGATCGGCCCCGTAGCGACGCGATGCCAATCGCGTCTCCGCCAACAAACAAGACGCCGCTAGCGCGGCATCACTACAACATTCATGGCCTATTGCTGATCGGCCCCGTAGCGACGCGATGCCAATCGCGTCTCCGCCCCACAAACAAGACGACGCTCGCGCGACATCGCTACAACATTCATGGCCTATTGCTGATCGGCCCTGTAGCGACGCGATGCCAATCGCGTCTCCGCCCCGCAAACAAGACGACGCTAGCGCGACATCGCTACAACATTCATGGCCTATTGCTTATCGGCCCCGTAGCGACGCGATGCCAATCGCGTCTCCGCCCCGCAAACAAGACGCCGCTAGCGCGATGCGCTATGGCGATAGCGGAAAGCCGCAGCGCATAAGTATCGTTTTCGCCAAGCAGGGAGACTTCAAGTTCAGCGATACCTAGGGCCCCAGTCACGCCCTCCG
The nucleotide sequence above comes from Coraliomargarita algicola. Encoded proteins:
- a CDS encoding MFS transporter: MSQTTASKRNPWSWVPTGYFAEGLPYVMITWVAATMFKYLGHDNTDITLWVGNITLVWSLKPLWAAFLEMFKTKKWIVVVMEFSMVGLLAALAFCLQLPSYFTVSIGILWLMAFASATHDICMDGTYITTLDKSSQAKFVGIQGMFWNVGRFFSSTVILLVAAYFGQSESSSWTIAWMVAAAVMAALAGYHMFFLPQGEVAQRPENFKQIYSTFFDAWADFFRKPQIWGMLAFVFLFRSGEGLLLGVGHLFLQAPLAEGGVGLTLVEKSIIDGGLSIIMALSGGLLGGLFISRYGLKKTLFTMAICLNVPNLTYVYLAYVASPDVQISLMTVTMMVVIEKFFYSFGFVANMLYMMQQISPGKYHMTHYAFCTALMNLVLWPTIAVSGYLSDKYGYLTFFVIVMFATIPSFFAAWFAPFPRSEKEGS
- a CDS encoding sodium:solute symporter, whose translation is MPIEYSLAPLDLALIGLYAIVVLWIGWRLAGKHHSAEDYFLAGRGMVWPLIGISLFASNISSTTLIGLAGDAYHTGISVFNYEWMASAVLVFFAIFILPFVLRAQVFTLPEFLERRYDGRIRSYFSALTLFLNIIVDTAGSLFAGGLLLQLVFPQLDMGLTIAILAIAAGLYTIAGGLAAVIYTDVIQTVLLLIGALVITVVAFDKVGGWSGMTADLDPSRLSLIRPLDDPGVPWLGLITGVPLLGFYFWCANQFMLQRVLSAKSVHHGRWGVLLAAALKLPVLFIMVLPGTMAIHLYPDLARPDLVYPTLMFDLLPTGLLGLVMAGFIAALMSQIDSTLNAASTLVTMDFVHKRRPELSSATLMKVGRWVTGIFMILAALWAPQIENFASLFKYLQMVLSYTVPPICAIYLVGAFWKGANAQGAWWAVICGTATGALLFVANEIVGLTDLHFLYVGPLLFAVSVITLCLTSRKEQAPRDEQIALVWTPAFYQQETLELKELPIWQNYRLWSLLLLIATGVLVACFA